The sequence ACTGCGTACCGCGATTTAACTGTACTAACCAGGTAAGTGCTTTCACATTTTTATCGGAAGATGTTGCCACCGAAAGTGCCTTCACCTGCGAAAAACTTAATTCAGCACCCCCGGCTACATGCAGGATACTATCAAGTGCCAATGAAAACGTTTGATTGTATTTTTCCCGTATGGAATCATTACTTCCCTTTAAAACGGAATCTCCAAGGACTATTAATCTTTTTACTGCCGGTTGCAACGCCAGCGTGTCCGAAGCCGCAAGACTGAATTGCTGCATCAGAGGTAATAAAAGCAGAAGAAAGGTGCGAGACGTGATCATTGAAACGAACGCAAATTTAATGGAATCATTGTGAGAAAGGAGGGGGTGAAAATGGAAAAACCCTGTACGGAAGTCCATACAGGGTTTTAATATCATAAGAACGCATTAAGCGTGCATTTTTTCTTTTTTCGCCGTAAGTTCTTCCTTTGATTCACGGAAGTCAGGGTCATCCACACAGCAATCCACCGGACATACGGCCGCGCATTGTGGTTCATCGTGGAAGCCTACACATTCTGTGCATTTATCCGTAACGATATAATAGACATCCATCGATTTCGGAGTTTGAGGAGCATCAGCATCTACTGCGCTGCCATCTAACATGTTAAACATTCCTTTGACAGAAGTGCCATCCGAGAATCGCCATTCAGCGCCACCTTCGTAGATCGCGTTATTAGGACATTCGGGCTCGCAAGCACCGCAGTTAATACATTCGTCAGTTATTTTGATTGCCATACGATAAGAGGATTTAAAGCAATATTTTTGTTGTGAGTTGAACACAAAAATAATCACAATTGTTTCAAGTCCGATAAAAGTTTAGGATTCTATGAAAAAAACAGAAAGAATTGAAGCATTAGTCCGATTGGGAAATGCAGTAGCGGCAATGCTGGAAGAGATGGAATCCGGTGGTGAATTAACGGGTAACCCTTTGAATAACATTGTGCAACAGGCCTATAGAAAGAATCCATGGTTTATTCCTGCCAACACGATCAGCGCCATTTCTCAATGGACTAAATTATTGGAAAAGCATAATCTTGAAAAATGGACTAGTGCCTATAAATTGCCTGACAGCGAGTCGATTCGTGTTAAAAATATTGGGATTATTATGGCCGGAAATATCCCGATGGTCGGTTTTCATGATTTAATCTGCGTTCTCCTCAGCGGACATAAGGCCATTGTTAAATGCTCCGCGGATGATGAGGTACTCATTCCGTTTTTATTGGAAGTGCTGTTGCAGGTGGCTCCTGAAATGTCAAATTATTTCAAGTTGGAGAAGAGATTTGGGGATATAGATGCCGTTATAGCTACAGGAAGTAACAATACTTCACGGTATTTTGATTACTATTTCGGGAAATATCCTCATGTCATTCGCAAAAACAGGAATTCGGTGGCGGTCCTTACAGGGAGCGAGACGGAAACGGAGTTGAGAAATTTAGGGGAAGATATTTTTAGTTATTTCGGTCTGGGTTGCAGGAATGTTTCCAAACTATATGTGCCCGAAAATTATCAGTTTGATGGTTTTTTCAGAGCTATAGAGATTTATGGAGAAGCATTGATGCAGCACAATAAGTACATGAATAATTTCGATTATCATAACGCTTTATTCATGTTGAACAACGAAAAATTTCTGACCAATAATTTCCTGCTACTGCGCGAACATCAGGCCCTGGCAACTCCGGTTTCTGTCTTGCACTATGAAGTGTATTCATCTAAGTATGAGTTGATGAAGAAACTGGAAGCAGAGAAAGATTTAATGCAATGTATTATCGGGAAAGCTTATTTGCCCTTCGGTACTTCCCAACAACCCGGACTCAGCGACTACGCCGACGGAGTGGATACTATGAAATTTCTATTGAGCATATAGCTTTATCGGGAACGCGGAATACGCGGATTTACTGGATTTACACAGATAAAAGCAGCGAAATTCCATTTTATCCGTGTGACTTGTCTCGGCGCAGAATGTGACGAGATCAGGTTCTAGTTTAATCTCTTTCGTAAGCACCCAGGTCAGGGTTAGTACCACCTGTTGGTCTCGATACTGCATCGATGTCGATGTTCATTGGAGGAATTGCAGAAAAGTTGATGAATAGTGGATTTCCTTTTTCACGGGCGAAAGCCAGGGTATCCAGTTTTAGATTATTGTCAAAAGTA is a genomic window of Bacteroidota bacterium containing:
- a CDS encoding acyl-CoA reductase, producing MKKTERIEALVRLGNAVAAMLEEMESGGELTGNPLNNIVQQAYRKNPWFIPANTISAISQWTKLLEKHNLEKWTSAYKLPDSESIRVKNIGIIMAGNIPMVGFHDLICVLLSGHKAIVKCSADDEVLIPFLLEVLLQVAPEMSNYFKLEKRFGDIDAVIATGSNNTSRYFDYYFGKYPHVIRKNRNSVAVLTGSETETELRNLGEDIFSYFGLGCRNVSKLYVPENYQFDGFFRAIEIYGEALMQHNKYMNNFDYHNALFMLNNEKFLTNNFLLLREHQALATPVSVLHYEVYSSKYELMKKLEAEKDLMQCIIGKAYLPFGTSQQPGLSDYADGVDTMKFLLSI
- a CDS encoding 4Fe-4S dicluster domain-containing protein — encoded protein: MAIKITDECINCGACEPECPNNAIYEGGAEWRFSDGTSVKGMFNMLDGSAVDADAPQTPKSMDVYYIVTDKCTECVGFHDEPQCAAVCPVDCCVDDPDFRESKEELTAKKEKMHA